The region GCTGTTCGATCTCGCCGAACCGGATACCCTGCTCCCTGTGCAGGGCCATGCGTCTTTCTTCTATGGCCCCGGGCAACAACGCCTCGTCGTATCCAGGCATGGGCTCATAGGTTTCTCTTACGTCCCGTACGAATCGATCGACTTCCTTTTGAAAATCGCCTTCGGGAATCACGGTTTCGATGTGTACGGCCAAGACCATGCCGCCGTGGTTTGCGCCCTGCCAACGCGCCTCCACTTCATCGGCCTCCGGCAGCGCGGCGCCGGCCAGCGCGCATCCCATTACCGTGGCGACCGCTCCGTATCCTATGCTCTTGAAGAAGGCGGCCGGTATGCGGGACAGGAGATCGTCGAATTCAGGCGAATGCTGGTAGTCGGCCAGGATACGCGTGGCCACGTCCTGCACGATGGGCGGTTCGCCGCCCGCCGGTATTCCGAAACACAGCGGGGGATTGCCGAAATAGCCGATCTGGGGTTTCGAGTCCTGGCCGCAGGCGTCGCCCATGTTGCGGTATCCCTGGACCGAGAATCCGATGCAGCCCGACTCCATGCACATGCGGGTGTAATGGCCTGCCGACCCGTAATGCCCGATGTGACGGGCCAGTCCCATTCCCAGCCCGGTTTCACGGGCTTTGGCGATGGCCTTTTCCGTCGCTTCGACCATGGGCCAGTAACCGAGTGTGCCGTCACCGTCCACGATGACGGAAGTGGGCGATTCGCCAATGATCCGCACATCGGGACGGGGGTTGAAGTGTCCCTCCGCGAAACCGCGCGTATAGCCCGAAGCCGCCCGAACGCCGTGGCTGCGAACGCCCCGAAGGTCGGAGTTCACCAGCAGGCGGCTGATGATCGAGGCATGGTGGTTGGACAGACCGACCTTTTCGAAACAGGCCGTCGTAAAAGTCAGCAGGGACGTTTCATCCACATGGATGTATGCTTCCGGCGGTCGATTCATCGAGTATTCCTTTGGTTTTACTTACGGAGCTCAATCTGAGGCGATTGTGGTTGTGGTTGCGATTAGCGGCAGTCTATCACCGGATCAGACCACCATGGGCGTCTGCAGCACGGTCAGTCCCATGTCGACATACTTCTCCCGTTCCGATGGATCCAGGAGCGCCAGGCTGACGGCGACCGGCGTGCCCTCCATTTCGCGGGCGACGTGGCGGACGCAGTCCTCCACGGTCCGGAAGGGCGGACGGTGGTATCGTTCAATGTCGAACATCAGGTCGTTGGGACCGAAGGTGAGGACGTCCACGCCGTCCAGGGCCAGTTTCCGGCAGTTGATGACGGCTTCGACCGACTCGAGCTGAAGCCACAGCACGCCGGTCGCATTCCACCAGGCCGCGTATTCGAGGCGATCGGAACGGTCCTCGATGCCGTGGCGCGCGCTTCCGCCCCAGCTTCTTCCTCCGAACTGCGGGTAGTAAAAGAAGTGGACCGCTTCCCGCACGGTAGCTTCCTCCTTGACCTCGGGAACGAGGATTCCCGCAGGGCCCAGATCCAGGTAATTGCCAATCAGGTAGGTGTGCCGGGTGTGTTTTATGCGCAGGACCACCGGCACGCCCAGTGCTTCGGCGGATGCGCAGAAGGAAACGATACGATCCTCACTCTGGGGGCCGTGCTGGCAATCGACATTGAAGAAATCGACCCTGCCCTGCTGAAGAACCCGCTCCAGGTCCTCCCTGCCGGACTCCATGGATACGCCAACGCCGTTTACGATTTCGCCGTTGCGGATGCGTTCTTTCAGCGAGGTCGGCTGGACCATGGCTGGAATCTCCCTTCAATTGGATTAGACCTTATCGACTACGCCTTGTCAGTACGCGGAGTTGGACCGGCGTATCGACCCTGATGGTTGCCGCGGGATGGCGACGTATGATCCGCTCCAGCCGCCGCCTGTCCGCGACGGGAATGCGCGCCTTGTCCCACCACATTGCCCTGCACTCGTCGAACAACTCCAGGCTTTCGATATAGTACCGGAAAACGAAATCCGTATGAAAGACAGCGACCAGGTTGCCATCTCTGACGGCCTCCGCCACGACCCGGTCCGCGAAATGAAAATCGACGTAGTCACGGGCCAGCGTAGCCGCCAGGGTTACTTCACCCTCTACCAGGCAGTACACCTGCTGTCTCGCTCGGCGCCGGTTCCCCAGGCTTGCCGGGAAGTACGGACGTATATCGACGACACAGCCACCGGGTTTCACTACGCGACAGGCTTCGTAAAGGGCATGCCCCATGCCCTCTTGTTGCACTCATCACAAAGAACATGAGAACAGGGCGAGGTCGAAACTGCGGTCCTGAAACGGCAGGCGGGACGCATCGGCAACGGCGAACCGGGCGATATCATTCAGCCGCTTCCGGGCATGGGCGTGGCGCACGTCCTGCCCGGCAAGGTCGACCCCGACGATCGAGTGTATCCATCCCCTGATCCTGCTCGACAGCCGGCCGTCTCCACAGCCGATGTCGAGGACACGGGCGCCCGCGAGCGGTACGTATCGCTTGAACAGCCGCGTTTCTCGCCGTTCCGGATCGATTCTCACACCCCTCATGCCTGCCTCCTGTTTCTAGATTACGATTCCAGATTACAACTCCAGTCCGGCCGCGTCTTCGATCTCCACCCAGCCGCCGGAATCCCTCGACCGTTCAATAGCCAGTCCCGTGAGATAGAGCTGTGCAGCCATCTGACCGTCGGTACGGTTCGGCGTGCCCTTCTCGACCGCGTTCAGGAACTCGGCGACGCTTTCCGCCTCGCCGGGCCAGCCGCCCACCACCGGCATCGCAGGCTCGACGCGGATCACTTCACTTTCGGAATGGGACTGCCTGCGCAGATGTATCGTATTCCGGAAGTAGTCAACGGTCAAGTCGCCTTCGTCGCCCGTGACCTCGATCGTGGTCTCCAGCTTGTCGACCGAGTTGATGTTCAGATGCAGCGTACCCCATAGTTCCCCGTAATCGAAATGAGCCAGGCTGTGGAACTGGCGCCGGCCGGCCTGTCCATGACCGTCCATGACGAGCACGCGTTCGGGCGACCGGCCCAGAATGCTGTTCAGGCCGTCCACGTACCAGGGTCCAAGGTGATGGACAAGGCACAGGTCGGGGCCGCCGAACCCGGCCCAGTCGCTCCGTAGTTTCAGGTGAACCGCCTGCAGCGCTCCGATCACACCCTGCCGAACCAGGTCGGCGGCGCGGTGCACGACGGTGGCGAAGCCGATCTCGAGATCACTATGGGTGACCTGGTCGGCTTCGACCAGCCGTCTCAGCATCTTTCGGATGCCGTCGGGACTGCCGGCGAGCGGAGGTTCGTAATAGGCGGCGACGCCGGCGTCGAGGACCGCGTTCATGGCCGCTTCGTGAATGGAGTCGGGTATGGCCATCATGACGGCGTCGACCTCGGGACCGTCCAACAACGCCTCGAAGCCGCCGTAAACCTGTACATCCGGACCCAGTTCCTCGCGAATACGATCCTGAGAATCCCTGCTGAACGCCGCGGCGGATACGATCCGCACCCCGTCGTGCTGCCGGAGGGCGGGCACGAACGCCAGCCGGGTCCAGCCGCCGTAACCGATCAGGCCAACTCGTATGCCGGACATGATACACCTTTCCACGGGCTACATAACATTTCATTGCCGGTAAGGGTTGAGGTATATTACGACAATGAAAACCGCCGCGTATCGGTATGGCAAGAACTATGTATTTCGATCCGTTTCAGGAGACTTGAATTGATCCGCTTCAGACTGCTGGTATCCCTGGCCCTGATTCTAACAGCGGGACAGGCAGCGGCCCAGGTCAACATCGAAGCACTGCGCCGGGACGCCGGCTCCACGGGTTTCTCCGGCGCCCTGGCCCTGAACCTGGAGATGCATACGGGCAACACGGATCTCAAGGAAATCGGATTGGAAGGGCGATTGGACTTCAATCACCCGAATGTGAACACGTTCATCCTGGCCCGAAACGACTTCGGCTGGGAGCAGGGAGAACGGTTTGCCGATGAAGGGCTGATTCACCTGCGGCAGCACTATCCGCTGCATGGACGGATCGGCCTCGAAGCGTTCACGCAGTACAACTATGATACGACCTATCGGCTCGACGCCCGCGCACTGGCCGGCGGAGGACTGCGATTCCACCTGGTCGAGTCCGAGGCTTTCCAGCTGTGGAAAGGCGCTTCCGCGTTCCTGGAGCACGAACGCCTGGGCGATCTGTCGGAGGGCGATGCGCACCCCGGCAGGTCGACCGTTGTCCGGTGGAGCCACTACCTTTCATCCCGAATCACCGTCAACGACCGGATGGTATCCACGTGCACGGTCTATTTCCAACCCCTGTGGAATGCGATCGGCGACACCCGCATACTCGGTGAAGTCAACATCGAGATCGACCTGGCCGGACCGCTCGTGCTGGCCCTGACCTACGTCATGCGTTACGACAGCCGCCCGCCGGAAGGGGTCAACAGGCTGGATACCGTGCTGGAGAACGGTCTGGCCGTTACGTTTTAGGTCGAGGTTGAAATATATATCGAGCGCTTCTATATTTCCCGCATTCCACCTGCGTAGTGGAGTAACCCTGTAGCTGGCAGCCCATCGAAAGCGCGTGCGGTACTTCGAAAGCGCCTGCGATACTTTGAAAACGAGCGCGCTGGCTGTATATTGAGCCATAGTTCGCTGTGCCGATATTGCTACTAAAGAGGAGTACGCGTTCATGGAATTAAACGGACATATCAAAGAAGATTTCGACCGAGACGGTTTCGTGTACTTGAAAGGCTTCCTGTCATCGGAAGAAGCGGCCGAAATCAACGGCGAGATCCAGCGCTTCATCGACGAAGTGTTGCCGCAGGCGCCGGATACGACAGCCTTCTACGAGGACAGGGACGATCCTGCTTCGATCAAGCGGCTGCAGAACATGGCCACCCTGGATCCGTACTTCGAGGCGTTTTTTAAATCCGACCGCTTTACCGAACTGTCAAAACACCTGCTTGCGGACGATG is a window of Gemmatimonadota bacterium DNA encoding:
- a CDS encoding DUF481 domain-containing protein, translated to MIRFRLLVSLALILTAGQAAAQVNIEALRRDAGSTGFSGALALNLEMHTGNTDLKEIGLEGRLDFNHPNVNTFILARNDFGWEQGERFADEGLIHLRQHYPLHGRIGLEAFTQYNYDTTYRLDARALAGGGLRFHLVESEAFQLWKGASAFLEHERLGDLSEGDAHPGRSTVVRWSHYLSSRITVNDRMVSTCTVYFQPLWNAIGDTRILGEVNIEIDLAGPLVLALTYVMRYDSRPPEGVNRLDTVLENGLAVTF
- a CDS encoding Ldh family oxidoreductase, with amino-acid sequence MNRPPEAYIHVDETSLLTFTTACFEKVGLSNHHASIISRLLVNSDLRGVRSHGVRAASGYTRGFAEGHFNPRPDVRIIGESPTSVIVDGDGTLGYWPMVEATEKAIAKARETGLGMGLARHIGHYGSAGHYTRMCMESGCIGFSVQGYRNMGDACGQDSKPQIGYFGNPPLCFGIPAGGEPPIVQDVATRILADYQHSPEFDDLLSRIPAAFFKSIGYGAVATVMGCALAGAALPEADEVEARWQGANHGGMVLAVHIETVIPEGDFQKEVDRFVRDVRETYEPMPGYDEALLPGAIEERRMALHREQGIRFGEIEQRTVREMGERLQVPLPF
- a CDS encoding aldolase/citrate lyase family protein; this translates as MVQPTSLKERIRNGEIVNGVGVSMESGREDLERVLQQGRVDFFNVDCQHGPQSEDRIVSFCASAEALGVPVVLRIKHTRHTYLIGNYLDLGPAGILVPEVKEEATVREAVHFFYYPQFGGRSWGGSARHGIEDRSDRLEYAAWWNATGVLWLQLESVEAVINCRKLALDGVDVLTFGPNDLMFDIERYHRPPFRTVEDCVRHVAREMEGTPVAVSLALLDPSEREKYVDMGLTVLQTPMVV
- a CDS encoding class I SAM-dependent methyltransferase translates to MRGVRIDPERRETRLFKRYVPLAGARVLDIGCGDGRLSSRIRGWIHSIVGVDLAGQDVRHAHARKRLNDIARFAVADASRLPFQDRSFDLALFSCSL
- a CDS encoding Gfo/Idh/MocA family oxidoreductase encodes the protein MSGIRVGLIGYGGWTRLAFVPALRQHDGVRIVSAAAFSRDSQDRIREELGPDVQVYGGFEALLDGPEVDAVMMAIPDSIHEAAMNAVLDAGVAAYYEPPLAGSPDGIRKMLRRLVEADQVTHSDLEIGFATVVHRAADLVRQGVIGALQAVHLKLRSDWAGFGGPDLCLVHHLGPWYVDGLNSILGRSPERVLVMDGHGQAGRRQFHSLAHFDYGELWGTLHLNINSVDKLETTIEVTGDEGDLTVDYFRNTIHLRRQSHSESEVIRVEPAMPVVGGWPGEAESVAEFLNAVEKGTPNRTDGQMAAQLYLTGLAIERSRDSGGWVEIEDAAGLEL